Proteins encoded together in one Anaerococcus murdochii window:
- the lysA gene encoding diaminopimelate decarboxylase, protein MLKKNYTNIDGMLHIGGLSVEYLRKKYGTPLYIYDQKLIKDTARAFRENFKSDIFASEVSFASKAGSNLYLLGLIKNEGLFLDTVSIGEMYIGMKAGFEPKKIHLHGNNKTKEELVFAIENKIGTIIIDSYEEFLFLEEILKEMDEKMDCLLRINPDVKTSTHKYIQTSNADSKFGINIRDEKIESYIKEMAQSQFVNLLGFHAHIGSQVMEVGFFEEEAKILFDFTKKMQDLTDQSFSHLNLGGGFGVRQNKNDKDFDLEKFLRDFAKIIEEKIKDYKLKITRVGIEPGRSMINQAGTTIYSVGSVKHTLEGLPLVFVDGGMSDNIRPSLYGAKYDALIANRLDDKNYEKFRVGGKFCESGDILIEETDLPYPKRGDILAIENTGAYSLAMSSNYNKLPKPTVVFVEDGKDYLAVKRETLDDLIKNDCEYKGE, encoded by the coding sequence ATGCTTAAGAAAAATTATACAAATATAGATGGGATGCTCCATATTGGTGGACTTTCTGTAGAATATTTAAGGAAAAAATATGGGACGCCCCTTTACATATATGATCAAAAACTAATTAAGGATACAGCCAGGGCTTTTAGGGAAAATTTCAAATCAGATATCTTTGCTAGCGAGGTAAGTTTTGCCTCAAAGGCAGGGTCAAACTTGTATTTGCTAGGTCTTATTAAAAACGAGGGCCTTTTTCTTGATACGGTTTCTATTGGGGAGATGTATATAGGCATGAAGGCCGGTTTTGAACCTAAAAAAATCCATCTCCATGGCAATAATAAAACCAAAGAAGAACTTGTTTTTGCCATAGAAAATAAGATTGGAACAATAATTATAGATTCTTACGAGGAATTTTTATTCTTAGAAGAAATCCTAAAGGAAATGGACGAGAAGATGGATTGCCTTTTAAGGATTAATCCTGATGTAAAAACCTCAACCCATAAGTATATCCAAACATCAAACGCTGATTCCAAGTTTGGGATAAATATCAGGGATGAAAAAATAGAATCCTATATCAAGGAAATGGCCCAAAGCCAATTTGTAAATTTACTAGGTTTTCACGCCCACATAGGCAGCCAAGTAATGGAAGTTGGATTTTTTGAAGAAGAAGCTAAAATCCTCTTTGATTTTACAAAGAAAATGCAAGACCTTACTGACCAAAGTTTTAGTCATTTAAACTTAGGCGGAGGTTTTGGAGTCAGACAAAATAAAAATGACAAAGACTTTGATTTAGAAAAGTTTTTACGAGACTTTGCGAAAATCATTGAGGAAAAAATCAAGGATTATAAGCTTAAGATCACAAGGGTCGGCATCGAGCCAGGTAGGTCTATGATTAACCAGGCTGGAACGACGATTTATAGTGTGGGTAGTGTTAAGCACACCCTTGAAGGCCTCCCACTTGTTTTTGTCGATGGGGGTATGTCTGATAATATAAGGCCAAGCCTTTATGGGGCCAAGTACGATGCATTAATTGCAAATAGACTTGACGATAAAAATTATGAAAAATTTAGGGTTGGAGGCAAGTTTTGCGAATCGGGAGACATTTTGATAGAAGAAACCGACCTTCCTTATCCAAAAAGAGGGGATATACTTGCTATTGAAAACACCGGAGCCTATTCATTGGCGATGAGTTCAAATTATAATAAACTTCCAAAACCGACTGTGGTTTTTGTTGAAGATGGCAAGGATTATCTTGCAGTAAAAAGAGAAACTTTAGATGATTTAATAAAAAATGATTGTGAATATAAAGGAGAATAA
- a CDS encoding acetyl-CoA hydrolase/transferase C-terminal domain-containing protein — translation MDFKKLYEEKLITAKEAAAMVKDGDWVEMGWCALTPVDFDKALAERVNELKDVKVRGGILAYNSPLATADPTGEHITYHSWHSSGIERKLINSKDYNAFFIPIKYSELPRYIRENAPKAAVSVFQVSPMDKHGNFNFGVSVSHAMASFETADKVILEINENVPRALGGYDNFINIKDVDYVYQSTNYPMLTLPKASFGEEELKAASFVVDMLRDGDTIQIGIGGLPNAIGSEIAKSDLKDLGVHSEMYVDAFREMALAGRITGRKKNIDVGRQTYAFAAGSQELYDYIDDNEELMAAPVDYVNDIDVIASLDNFVSINTVLQVDLWGQISAESIGTKHISGAGGALDFVLGAYRSKGGRSIIALNSSRVDKDGKRISNIVPTFAPGTQATAVRSNTHYIATEQGIVNFKGLTTWQAAEALVSLAHPDNRDELIKAAEEIGIWRNTNKRI, via the coding sequence ATGGATTTTAAGAAATTATATGAAGAAAAGTTAATCACTGCAAAAGAAGCAGCAGCAATGGTTAAGGACGGCGACTGGGTAGAAATGGGATGGTGTGCCCTAACACCTGTTGACTTCGATAAGGCCTTAGCTGAAAGAGTAAATGAATTAAAAGATGTAAAGGTAAGGGGAGGAATCCTTGCTTACAATTCACCTTTAGCCACAGCTGATCCTACAGGAGAACACATTACCTACCATTCTTGGCACTCATCAGGTATAGAAAGAAAGTTAATTAATTCAAAAGACTACAACGCTTTCTTTATTCCAATCAAATACAGCGAGCTACCAAGATATATCAGAGAAAATGCTCCAAAAGCTGCAGTTTCAGTATTCCAAGTTAGTCCAATGGATAAGCATGGAAACTTCAATTTTGGTGTATCAGTAAGTCACGCTATGGCATCGTTTGAAACAGCTGATAAGGTAATACTAGAAATAAATGAAAATGTTCCAAGAGCACTTGGTGGATATGATAACTTTATAAATATCAAAGATGTTGACTATGTTTACCAATCAACAAATTATCCAATGCTCACACTTCCAAAAGCTTCATTTGGTGAAGAAGAACTTAAGGCAGCAAGCTTCGTAGTAGATATGCTTCGTGATGGTGATACTATCCAAATTGGTATAGGTGGTCTTCCAAATGCTATAGGTTCAGAAATTGCTAAATCTGACCTAAAAGACCTTGGTGTTCACTCAGAAATGTATGTTGATGCCTTTAGAGAAATGGCCCTAGCAGGCAGGATTACAGGACGTAAGAAAAATATAGATGTTGGTCGCCAAACATATGCTTTCGCTGCAGGTAGCCAAGAGCTTTACGACTATATAGACGATAATGAAGAGCTAATGGCAGCTCCAGTTGACTATGTAAATGATATTGACGTAATAGCATCTCTTGATAACTTTGTTTCAATCAATACAGTTTTACAAGTGGACCTTTGGGGACAAATTTCTGCTGAATCCATTGGAACTAAACACATATCAGGTGCAGGCGGAGCCCTAGACTTTGTACTTGGTGCTTATAGGTCAAAGGGCGGTAGATCAATAATTGCCCTTAACTCATCAAGAGTAGACAAGGACGGTAAGAGAATTTCAAACATCGTTCCAACCTTCGCACCAGGCACCCAAGCTACAGCTGTAAGATCTAACACCCATTACATTGCAACAGAACAAGGTATTGTAAACTTCAAAGGTCTAACAACCTGGCAAGCAGCAGAAGCCCTTGTAAGTCTAGCCCACCCAGACAATAGGGATGAGTTAATCAAGGCAGCAGAAGAAATCGGTATTTGGAGAAATACTAATAAGAGAATCTGA
- a CDS encoding amino acid kinase family protein yields MKITAKFGGSSVASASQIEKVGQIVKNDENIRAIVVSAPGKRFKADIKVTDLLISLFEEYKSQSPTYIKTLDMIVLRYTEISEILGLDRKLVESFKEILLGFLSSIKDDFYLENAIKSSGEDFNARLIAAYMNKIGIKATYMSPKDLGIVLEYSLNDVNILDETYKNIGKFKDRDELLVVPGFYGYNKDGDKLTFSRGGSDISGAILARGLGCDIYENYTDMTYIYSANPSLFDKPAPIKNISYAEMRELSYNGFEISKKMPLSPFLIQILKSMSKTPIIQMKAGQLFQRKGQMWIRTLLSE; encoded by the coding sequence GTGAAAATAACAGCTAAATTTGGGGGCTCATCTGTAGCCTCAGCCAGTCAAATAGAAAAAGTAGGACAAATCGTAAAAAATGATGAAAATATAAGGGCTATTGTCGTTTCTGCCCCAGGAAAGAGATTTAAGGCAGATATAAAGGTGACAGACCTTTTAATCAGCCTTTTTGAAGAATATAAATCACAAAGCCCAACTTACATAAAAACCTTGGATATGATTGTCCTCAGGTACACAGAAATCTCTGAAATTTTGGGTCTTGATAGAAAATTAGTGGAATCTTTTAAGGAAATACTTCTAGGATTTTTATCAAGTATTAAGGATGATTTTTATTTGGAAAATGCCATTAAATCTTCAGGCGAAGACTTTAATGCAAGGCTTATTGCAGCCTACATGAATAAAATCGGAATCAAAGCCACCTATATGTCACCAAAAGATTTGGGAATTGTCCTTGAATACAGTCTAAATGATGTAAATATTTTAGATGAGACCTATAAGAATATCGGAAAATTTAAGGATAGGGATGAGCTCTTAGTTGTGCCTGGTTTTTATGGCTACAATAAGGATGGCGATAAGCTTACCTTCTCTAGGGGTGGATCAGATATAAGCGGGGCTATCCTTGCTAGAGGTCTTGGCTGCGATATTTACGAAAATTATACAGATATGACCTATATTTATTCAGCAAATCCTAGCCTTTTTGATAAGCCTGCGCCGATTAAAAATATTTCCTATGCCGAAATGAGAGAACTTTCCTACAATGGTTTTGAGATCTCCAAGAAGATGCCGTTGAGCCCCTTCTTGATACAGATATTGAAATCCATGTCAAAAACACCAATAATCCAAATGAAGGCGGGACAATTATTTCAAAGGAAAGGACAGATGTGGATAAGAACCCTATTGTCGGAATGA
- a CDS encoding ACT domain-containing protein, whose product MDKNPIVGMSDVGEFTSFKITEYLMNRKVGYIKNVLDIFQYMHIPVEHIPTSIDSISILVRSEYLEDSSKKSSIVNAINNSFDLDELVVRDFLKSIAIVGEGLKDQMTTALYIISDVLNQNQIKIEYIIQGASNNSLFILINKKDEKLCLKSLYKAIYEDKVLDK is encoded by the coding sequence GTGGATAAGAACCCTATTGTCGGAATGAGCGATGTTGGAGAATTTACTTCCTTTAAAATCACTGAATATTTGATGAATAGGAAGGTCGGTTATATCAAAAACGTCCTTGATATTTTCCAATATATGCACATACCAGTTGAACATATTCCTACTTCAATAGATTCTATTTCTATCCTCGTTAGGAGCGAATATCTGGAGGACAGCTCAAAAAAATCTTCTATAGTAAATGCAATAAACAATTCCTTTGACCTCGATGAACTAGTAGTTAGAGATTTTCTAAAATCCATTGCTATAGTTGGCGAGGGTCTAAAAGACCAAATGACCACGGCACTTTATATCATTTCTGACGTCTTAAATCAAAACCAAATTAAAATCGAATATATTATCCAAGGAGCATCTAACAATTCACTTTTTATTCTAATTAATAAAAAAGATGAAAAATTATGCCTAAAATCCCTCTATAAGGCAATTTATGAAGATAAAGTCCTTGATAAGTAA